The sequence GGGGTCTTCCGGACCGTTCTTGGGCTCCTTGCCGAAGATTCGGGGGAACTCCGGGCTCAGCTTCTTGCCTTCTTTCGGGTCGGCCTGCAAGAAGCCCACCGCCCCCGAATGCGAGTTGACGCTGCAGAACATCTCGTGGTGCTTCAGCCCCAGCTTCACCGCGCCGTAGCCCCCCATCGAGAGCCCGCCGATCGCTCGGCCTTCGCGTTCAGCGCGGACGGGGAAGGTCCGTTCGACCAGTCCGACGACGTCCTTGATGAGGTCGTCCTCGTAGGCGTAGCCTTCCTGGGCGTTGGTGTACCAGTTCCGGCCGCCGTCGGGCATGACGACGACCAGCGGGAAGTCTTGCACGTAACGCTCGATGCTCGTGCGGCGGGCCCAGATGGTGTGGTCGTCGGAGAGTCCGTGGAGGAGGTAGAACGTGGACCAGGGGCGGGCCTTCGCTGGATCGTCGGGGAAGATGATGTTGAACGCCGACGCTTTCATCAGCGACCGGCTGAAGTACTGGATCGTGGCGAAGGCCATCACGTCTCCTCGTCGGATCTGTGTGGGGGCTCAGACTCTGGATCGAATCGACCCAGTGTCGGATCGCCGCTCGGCGAAAGCAACGGGGCGAGCGATTCGATGGCCGATTCGATCATGGCCTCGGGATTCGTCTCCAGCGATTGCAGATCCTCGACGAGCGTCTCGACGCCCCGCGCGACGACCGCCCGTCGATCGGCCATCCGCAGCACGGCGGTCGGGTCGATCGCCTGGAGGACCGCCTTGGTCACCGGGCGTTTCGACCCGGGCGCGGCGAACGCGCGGAGCAGTTCCAGGGTGATCGGGTCGTTCCCCAGCGCGGCAAGGACGGCGGCCTCGGCGGCGGTCGAGCAGGGGAGCAGATAGCAGGTGTCGTCCAGGACGATCGGCTTTCCCGCGACCAGTCCCACCGCACGAAACCGAGCCGGGCGATGAACCCCCGCGACGGCGACCTTGTAGGGGGCGAAGGAGTACGGGCCGATCCCGAACATCGCGAACGGCGGTCGACCGTCGTAGATCGACGATCGTCGACGGGCGAAGCGATCGGCGTGGGCGTTGAGGTAAGCCCAGAGCCGAGGGGCCTCCGTGGCGATGGCGGTCGTGTCGTCGCCAAGCTTCCGCTGCGTGACGATCAGGGCCCGCCGAGGACGCTCGCGTGCGGGCCGCTTCAGGTCGGCGCCCTTCACGAGCGGGTAGAGCCATTCGGGCTCAACGTCGACGACTTCACCCAGGCCGTTGCGGAGCGGGCCGCCCGGCCCGTCGGCGGTCAACTCCACGACGGGGGCGGCGTCGTGCTTGACGCCCTGACGCCACTCCCGCGGGCAGCCGCCGAGCGCGTCTTCGTGGGCCAGAGCCGTTTCGTAGTCCGTCGCGAATCGACCGCGGACGACGCCCATCGTGCGAACGGGGGCTGTCGCCTCCAGGTTCGGGAAGACGGCGATGCGGCCAGTAGGATTTGAGCGCCCAAGTGCCAAGATCAGGAAGCAAGCCGATACGGCCGCCCCGAACCAACGGCGGGCGTCGATCTCGATCAGCTCGGCGGTGATGGGAGTCTCGAGACGTCGAGCGTGGTCGAGCACGGCTCGGGCCACGGCCGACTTGCACAACAGGGCGATCGTCGCCGGTTGATCTGAGAGTTTGGCCAGGAGCTTGAGCCAGACGGCCTCGCCGAGGTCGAAGTTGGCCGAGCCCGTCCGGGCTTCCAGCCCTTCCAGGCCCTTCACGTTCCGCTTGGCCGGGAGGTTGAGGCTCCCCAGGCGGCCGAGCTCGGCGCTGGTCACCCAGGGAGGATTACCGACGATCAGGATCGGCCCGTCCCCTGACCAGGGGAGGCGGGAAAGGTCGACGCCGAAGAGGTCGGCTTCCAGGATCGTCGCGCGACCGTTCAGCGCGGCGCGGGCCTCGTTGCAATAGGCCGATTGCCGCTCGATCCCGATCGCCTCGCGGGGAGGGTGGGGCGAATCGAGCACGGCCCGCAGGAAGTTCCCGCGCCCGCAGGTGGGTTCCAGCACGCGAGCCCAGCGCCCGCCGATCGGACCGAGACGTTTGACGAGCGCCTCGGCCAATTCGGGGGGCGTCTGGAAGTCGCCGAACTCCTTCTTGCCCACGCGTCGGGCCTTACTTGATCTTGGCCCCGGGGACGCACTCGGCGTCGTCGACCGTGAGCAGGATCACCTTCTCGCCCGAGGTGGCCGCGAGGAGCATGCCGTTGGAGGTCTCGCCGCGGAGCATCGCCGGCGCGAGGTTGTTCACGATGATGATGTTCTTGCCCACGAGCGTCTCGGGCGCGTAGTGGGCCTTGACCCCGGCCACGATCTGCTTCTGCTGGTCGCCGACGTCCACCTGCAGGAGCAGCAGCTTGTCGGCGTTGGGATGCGGACGCGCCTCCAGCACCTTGGCCACCCGGAGTTCGATCTTGGCGAAGTCGTCGTACGTGATGGGATCGGCCACGGTCCTCGTTCTCTCGCAAAAAGGGCGGACGGTCGGGGAAAATCGCACCCGATTGTGACCCGTCGCGGCGAGAAATCCAAGACGAAAGGCGCGGGCCCTGCCCTCGCAGCCTCCGCTCCGGCTCTACTCGGGGGTAGCCGCGATTGTAATGTGGCCCACCGAGACGGTCGGACCGGCACCCACCAGCGGGTCCGCCGCCATCCCGGCCCTCGCGTCGGATGGAACCAGCGTTATCGTGATGGAGTCCGCCGATGCGCCTAAGAGACCTAATTCCCGCAGGTTCTCTGTGAGGTCCAAGGTAATGCTGGCCCCTTGACCTGCTTTCATCCCGTCCCGGTGGCCCATGGCCGCCTGGCTCGCCGATTCGAAGAAGGTGATTAGGCCCACAAAGTAGGGGGTGTTCGGGTCGCCGGCCTGCGCGAGGTCGGGCAGATTGATGTAGACGGAGTAATACCGACTCGGCGGCGTATCGTATCGGACGTCGGTGAAGATGGCTCGCACGATCCTGTGGTCGGCATCGCCTAGTCCTTGGAAGCCTCCTAACGCGGCCGTCAGTCTTGGCTGCTGAGCCGGCTCGACGGCGAGCCGGACCGTCTGGGGGGAACTGCCCAAGGTCCGCGGCGTTCCGTCGGTGGCGATAACTTCCTCCATCATACCTGGCGGGAACGCCTTGATGACGTTCCGGCGCTGAGGCCCGGCCAAGGAAGGCGGGACGGCCTGGACACTGACGCCCTTGTCGTAGTAATACCCAAGCCGATCCAGGTCTAACACATTTGATGCGGATAGTTCAATCCGTCTTCCGCCCGGGTCGAAGAAGGTAAAGCGGGTCTCAAGCCAGAGGGGGTCATCCGGATTCCTCCGGCCTCTGCCGAGGCGGAGCCATTCGCCCCAGAGCCGGTCGACATTGGCGTGATGCAACCAGAAGATGGGATCTCGCCCGGCCGTATCAGGATTGCCCATCCAATGGCCGATCTCCGTATGCACCGCGTTATGGGCGCAGACTTCGAGGGCTCCGAAATTACGGTTGTGTTCCCGATGGCCGGGCTCTCTCTTGTAGGGGCCACCGAACCCCTCGCCGCCACAAGGCGATGCGAACGAGACAACGCGGAACGCATGTTCCCAGGCGACGGCGGTGGCAGCGATTGGCATTCCCTGCTTGATACAGCGGTTCTTCTCGAAGAGCGGACTATCCGAGTCGAAGAATCGATCCGGTAGGGCCCGCTGGGAGCGATCTGTCCAATCCCAATAGGGAAGTGTCAACTCGACGTCGCCCGAGGCGGCGCGGAGGATGCGCTCGAAGGCGAACAGATAGGCACGGTGCCAGGGCAGGAACCACCAATTGGCATGCTGGCAGCTTCCCCAGGCTTCCAGTATCGTTTCTTCCTCCTGGTCAAGGTAGCCGTGCATGTTGGCCTGGTACCACCAGGAAGTCGGGTCGTGCTTGGGCCGCGATTTCATAACCCGGACGCCACGCTCAAGCGAGTCCAATTCGCGGGACGTCAGGCTTGAGAAGCTCTTGCGCATCCGAATCCTGCCGTCCGGGCCAGGGGATGGCTCGGGTGCGGGACTTGGGCCTGGAGGCGGGATCGGTTGGGGCGGAGGCCAGGGGCTGGGAGTAGGCGGCACGTAGGGTTGGGGACCGCAATCGCAGGGAGTTAGCTGGCCTCGACGGGCACATCCGCCTAACGCGGCGGAGAGGCCAACTGCCAAAACCTCGCGACGGGTCACGATTCGATGGGCCATAGGGGAGATCACCGCTTCGCAAAGATGGCACTCCTAATCGAGAGTCCATCCCGGCGGTCCCCGCCTGGGTCGATGAATGTACGCCTCATCGGCTAATCGGTTGTCGGTTCAGGAACCTGTTTCCCTGGAGTAACGGATTCCCGTCGGCCTGTGATGGGTATACCTTTCGGTTGGATTGTTTCCCTTTCTGTGCTAGTCACACCTCTTCCTCTGGTCGCTCCTCTTTCGCTCCCTTCGCGGCAACCTTCCCCCACGAAGGAAACCGATACTCGGCCACGTACTCTCGAACCGAGAATTGGCCTACCACTGCGAATCGGCTGCCTAGGTGTGTTGCGTTGGGTCGACGATATCGACTCGCAGGCTTCTGATTCGCGACATAGCTCGTTGCGTGCCCGCCCACCTTGGGCTTTACACCGTACGGCCGTTCAACCACGCGAACGGGACGGAGGGCTGGTCGGCGGTTCGCGCACCGATCTCGTCTGCGAGGTTCTCGTAGCGTTCCGGCTGGCGGCAGAGGTAGTCCTGGGCCTTGGCGGCCTTGCCGGAGAAGGAGCGGTTTTCCAGTCCCCAGGTGGTGTTCAGGTGACGGATGATCGCGGCGTAGTCTCGGGACGTGTAAACGCCGGAGCGCTGGGCCGCCGCGGCGAAGTGATCGAAGAGGTTCGGCAGTTGACCGTCCGTCATCCGGCTCCCGGGCATGGCGATCAGCCGCCTGAGCACGGAGTGGTAGGCGAGGAGCGTCGCTTCGGGGTCGCGCTCGAAGAGTTCGGCGACGATTCGGGTGTAGAAAACCTCGTGGCGCGTCTCGTCCGCGGCGATCTTGCGGCAGATCTTGGCGAGGCCCTCCTCGCCGCATTTGACCGCGATCCGGGCGACGTTCCCGTGTGAGAGCCGCGTCGCACGCTCCTGGAACGCGGAGTAGATCAGCCCGGCGTATTCGTGCCCTTCGTGCCCGGAGGTGAAGCCGTCACTGATGAGGTGGTGGATGGTCAGCTCGATCGACCTCATGTCGACGCGGCCCGAGAGCCGCAGGTAGGCATTGAGCAGGTCGCCGTGACGGTTCTCCTCGGCGGTCCAGCCTCGCAGCCAGCGCGCCCACGGAGCCTGCCCCCCTCCGGTCGGGTCCCTGGCGATCCGCTCGACCGAGATCGCGTAATTCGGCAGCGCCTCCTCGGTCACCATGTTTCCGACGAGTACGACGAGGAGTTCGTCAGGCAGGGCCCGAGCCGTTTCGCGGAAGCGATTCAGCCGATCCGCCCAGTCGTCCGCGTTGAGATCGGGCAGGAAATCGGTCGGTTGCCATGCTTCGTCGATCGGAAGAAGCAGCGACAACTGGTCGGAAACGAAGTCCTGGAGGCTTTCAATGACTTCTATCACCTGGGGCCAAGGTCTTCCTGCCGGGCCGGGCGGTTGAGGTGTTCAGAAGTTGGTTGCAAAGGGAGTTCGGAGGCGGAGACTGAGAGCGAACTGCCGCCGACGCTGAGCATCGTCGGCAGAGGGATCCGGCGGTTCTTCCGGCATCCTCTAGGTTTACGATCAACCCCGCCCGGGCGAATCTCCCAACGCCTGAGCCGACCGCGATCGTGGTCGATGCGGTCGGGTCTCTCCTCTGGGAACGGCAGCCGCCCTGTGCCGAGTTTCCTCCTTGATCCGTCCTCTCCGGGACGGACACCTTTGATCCGCAGACCATATCGAAAACCCAGCTTTCAGACCAGCCGAGCGATCGGGCGTGGTGCGGCCTCTGGAAGGCGCTCTCGATGTTTCGAGCCCAAAGTCGACTTCCGATCGTCGGGTTTCATGGCCAGGTCACCGGAGGAACCTCTCTTGGCGTTGTCGTCGGAGGCTCCCGTTCTCTCCGCGGCCCGCAAAGTCGTGACATTCCGGACGGCCGACGTCGGCCTCCCTTTCCACGCCTGGACGGGAGTGGAAGCCCGTGATGGAGCCGGAGTCTTGGTAGTATCGTATCGAATTGGAGGGCTGGGCTCGGATCTCCGCGGAGAAGGGGATCGGCGCGACCGGCCCGCCAGGCGAAAGCGACCGAACGAAGCCATCGTGGAGGCCCCGATTTCGATGTCCAACCGTCTGCCATTAGACGACTTGCGGTCGATGGCTTTGGTCGTCGAGCCGTCCGAGCGAACCCAATCCCGCGGGGCCGTCGTTGGCATTGGGCGACCCCTGGAGCGGTTCCCGTTCGGATTGCATCCGGTGGTCGGTCTGCCGGTGCCAGGAGTCCAGGCTCTTGGATCGATTCGGTGCCGGCTGCCTTTCCCCGTTTCCTCCTCCGCTCCTGGTGCAACCCAACCGGCAGGCGTTCGATGGCTTCCGTCTGGAACCGTCGCGAGCGGCGAGAAATCGTCAAACGAAGCCGTCGCGATCCATGCCGATTTCGTTCTCAAAACCCCTTCCGCCAATAGCTTGCGTCCGATGAGTTTGCTCTCGGATCGTTGCGAAGGAAGCCAATCCGGGGGGCGTCGCGGATGAGGAAGCCGCCCCGGGAATCCAAGGAGGGGACGCCGACGCATGAGCCGACACGCCGGGCGGAGCGGGCTGTCGCGGCGGCGGGGCCGTTCGCGCGGGTGAACGCCTGGTTGGCGCGGCCGGTCGGCCGGCTGGGGCTGTTGGTCCTCTGGGGGGCGATTCTCTGCGCGCCGGGGATCCTGTTCTTCAACCCGTATGAACCATTCGCGGGGGGGCATATCACTCGCGACCCGTTGTGGATCCACCGGCTCTACAGCGACGACTTCATCTACGTGTCGGCCTCGCGGAACCTCTCGCGGACGATGGCGAATCTGTTCACACCGCATTTCACCCACGTCGTCCCGGCCTGGCGGCTCCTAACCTGGTTTCTGGTCGCTTCGGCCGGGAGCCTGGCGCGGCTGCCGGACGTGTTGGCGGTCGCATCGTACGGGATCCTGGCGGCGACAATGGTTCTCGTGGGCCGGCTGACGGCGCGAGAGACGGGGAACCAGGCCGTGGGAGCGGCGGCGGCGGTCGGGGTCGGCACGACCTCGCTGATGATCGCGCCGGGGACGTGGTATTCGGCCGGGCAACCGCTCTGGGCGGCGTTCGCGACCCTCGGGGCTCTCTGGTTCGCGCAGTCCTGGCGGCGGTCGCCGTCGTGGCTTGCGCTCGGGCTCTGCATGGCGTCGACAGCCTGCGCGGGATGGCTCTGGACGATCGGCCATCTGGCGGGTCCGACGACGGCAATCTATCTGTGGCTCGATGGTCGACGGTCGTGCCGCAAGGCGGCCCTGGCGCCGATCGCGGCGACGGCCCTCGCCGTGGGGCTCTCGGTCGTCCTGGGCGCGGGGAAAGTCGACAG is a genomic window of Paludisphaera rhizosphaerae containing:
- a CDS encoding alpha/beta hydrolase, whose product is MAFATIQYFSRSLMKASAFNIIFPDDPAKARPWSTFYLLHGLSDDHTIWARRTSIERYVQDFPLVVVMPDGGRNWYTNAQEGYAYEDDLIKDVVGLVERTFPVRAEREGRAIGGLSMGGYGAVKLGLKHHEMFCSVNSHSGAVGFLQADPKEGKKLSPEFPRIFGKEPKNGPEDPFAIVERIDHGRIPAMRIDCGTEDFLLQQNRDFHKFLEDRHIAHEYQEFPGNHNWGYWDEHIQEAIAFHTRNLKIAKS
- the metG gene encoding methionine--tRNA ligase subunit beta, with product MADPITYDDFAKIELRVAKVLEARPHPNADKLLLLQVDVGDQQKQIVAGVKAHYAPETLVGKNIIIVNNLAPAMLRGETSNGMLLAATSGEKVILLTVDDAECVPGAKIK
- a CDS encoding SAM-dependent DNA methyltransferase — its product is MGKKEFGDFQTPPELAEALVKRLGPIGGRWARVLEPTCGRGNFLRAVLDSPHPPREAIGIERQSAYCNEARAALNGRATILEADLFGVDLSRLPWSGDGPILIVGNPPWVTSAELGRLGSLNLPAKRNVKGLEGLEARTGSANFDLGEAVWLKLLAKLSDQPATIALLCKSAVARAVLDHARRLETPITAELIEIDARRWFGAAVSACFLILALGRSNPTGRIAVFPNLEATAPVRTMGVVRGRFATDYETALAHEDALGGCPREWRQGVKHDAAPVVELTADGPGGPLRNGLGEVVDVEPEWLYPLVKGADLKRPARERPRRALIVTQRKLGDDTTAIATEAPRLWAYLNAHADRFARRRSSIYDGRPPFAMFGIGPYSFAPYKVAVAGVHRPARFRAVGLVAGKPIVLDDTCYLLPCSTAAEAAVLAALGNDPITLELLRAFAAPGSKRPVTKAVLQAIDPTAVLRMADRRAVVARGVETLVEDLQSLETNPEAMIESAIESLAPLLSPSGDPTLGRFDPESEPPHRSDEET
- a CDS encoding tyrosinase family protein, with protein sequence MRKSFSSLTSRELDSLERGVRVMKSRPKHDPTSWWYQANMHGYLDQEEETILEAWGSCQHANWWFLPWHRAYLFAFERILRAASGDVELTLPYWDWTDRSQRALPDRFFDSDSPLFEKNRCIKQGMPIAATAVAWEHAFRVVSFASPCGGEGFGGPYKREPGHREHNRNFGALEVCAHNAVHTEIGHWMGNPDTAGRDPIFWLHHANVDRLWGEWLRLGRGRRNPDDPLWLETRFTFFDPGGRRIELSASNVLDLDRLGYYYDKGVSVQAVPPSLAGPQRRNVIKAFPPGMMEEVIATDGTPRTLGSSPQTVRLAVEPAQQPRLTAALGGFQGLGDADHRIVRAIFTDVRYDTPPSRYYSVYINLPDLAQAGDPNTPYFVGLITFFESASQAAMGHRDGMKAGQGASITLDLTENLRELGLLGASADSITITLVPSDARAGMAADPLVGAGPTVSVGHITIAATPE
- a CDS encoding acyl-ACP desaturase; its protein translation is MIEVIESLQDFVSDQLSLLLPIDEAWQPTDFLPDLNADDWADRLNRFRETARALPDELLVVLVGNMVTEEALPNYAISVERIARDPTGGGQAPWARWLRGWTAEENRHGDLLNAYLRLSGRVDMRSIELTIHHLISDGFTSGHEGHEYAGLIYSAFQERATRLSHGNVARIAVKCGEEGLAKICRKIAADETRHEVFYTRIVAELFERDPEATLLAYHSVLRRLIAMPGSRMTDGQLPNLFDHFAAAAQRSGVYTSRDYAAIIRHLNTTWGLENRSFSGKAAKAQDYLCRQPERYENLADEIGARTADQPSVPFAWLNGRTV